In the genome of Cyclopterus lumpus isolate fCycLum1 chromosome 19, fCycLum1.pri, whole genome shotgun sequence, one region contains:
- the LOC117748404 gene encoding carnitine O-palmitoyltransferase 1, liver isoform-like, translating to MAEAHQAVAFQFTVTPDGIDLHMSHQALTEIYLSGVRSWKKRIIGLKNSVITGVYPASPSSWLFVVIAILATMYTRSDPSMGLIAKIQEHLPVSQSMSNQCQTLVSAVLFSTMLWLLLIFTMRMCLKQLLSYHRWMFEKHGKMSNTTKVWVALVRIFSGRKPLLYSYQGSLPNLPVPAIKDTVKRHLESVRPLMDDAEYERMTKLSAEFESSLGKRLHWYLKLKALWATNYVSDWWEEYVYLRGRSPIMVNSNYYGMDFMYVTPTPIQAARAGNSLHAYFLYRRKLNKEELKPTRIPGTLIPLCSAQCERVFNTTRIPGEETDTVQHWQDSDYIAVYHSGRYFRLRMYHAGRLLSPREIEFQIQKILDDPSPPSKGEAKLGALTAGDRIPWAKARMKYFSSGVNKRSLDYIEKAAFFVSLDDDEQGGMADDPTRLDSYAKSLLHGKCFDRWFDKSFTVVYFKNGKMGLNGEHSWADAPVLSHAWQYVLSTDCFQLGYNAEGHCKGEVDASLPQPQKLNWEIPPECEEQISGSLAVAQALADDVDVHVFAFEEFGKGKIKRCRVSPDAFIQLALQLAYYRDQGRFCLTYEASMTRLFKEGRTETVRSCTNESSAFVRALEGGEAADVCRRLFQEASEKHQHLYRMAMTGAGIDRHLFCLYVVSKYLRVESPFLKEVLSEPWRLSTSQTPLQVEMFDIVNYPEYVSCGGGFGPVADDGYGVSYCALGDNMFNFHITCKHSCPDTGANKFGAQIRKALRDLLQLLCPNQTELRKTEVKRPEFKKDL from the exons ATGGCAGAAGCCCACCAGGCGGTGGCCTTCCAGTTCACGGTCACCCCAGATGGCATTGATCTTCATATGTCCCACCAGGCCCTCACTGAGATCTACCTTTCTGGTGTGCGCTCCTGGAAGAAGCGTATCATCGGACTCAAG AACAGTGTGATAACGGGGGTATATCCTGCTAGTCCTTCCTCTTGGCTTTTTGTGGTCATAGCAATCCTGGCTACTATGTACACACGCTCCGACCCCTCCATGGGACTCATAGCCAAGATACAGGAGCACCTGCCAGTCAG CCAGTCTATGAGTAACCAGTGCCAGACGTTGGTGTCAGCAGTGCTCTTCAGCACCATGCTGTGGCTCTTGCTCATCTTCACCATGCGCATGTGCCTCAAGCAGCTTCTCTCCTACCACCGCTGGATGTTTGAGAAGCACGGCAAGATGTCCAACACCACCAAAGTCTGGGTG GCGCTGGTGCGGATCTTCTCTGGCAGAAAGCCTCTGCTCTACAGCTACCAGGGATCGTTGCCAAACTTGCCTGTGCCTGCCATCAAGGACACCGTCAAAAGG CACTTGGAATCAGTGCGTCCGCTCATGGATGATGCAGAGTATGAACGCATGACCAAGCTGTCAGCGGAGTTTGAGAGCAGCCTCGGTAAACGCCTGCACTGGTACCTCAAACTCAAAGCTCTATGGGCCACCAACTAC GTCAGTGACTGGTGGGAGGAATATGTCTATCTACGTGGACGGAGCCCAATAATGGTCAACAGTAACTATTATGGCATG gACTTCATGTATGTGACGCCCACTCCCATCCAGGCGGCCAGGGCCGGCAACAGCCTTCACGCGTACTTCCTATACCGCCGCAAACTCAACAAAGAAGAGCTTAAACCT ACCCGTATACCCGGCACTCTCATTCCTCTGTGTTCAGCTCAGTGTGAGAGGGTATTCAACACCACACGCATTCCTGGAGAGGAGAccg ACACTGTGCAACATTGGCAGGACAGTGACTACATAGCGGTATACCACAGTGGCCGCTACTTTCGTCTCAGGATGTACCATGCAGGTAGACTCCTGTCACCCAGGGAGATTGAATTCCAAATTCAGAAGATCCTTGATGACCCGTCACCTCCTTCCAAAGGAGAGGCCAAGCTGGGGGCCCTGACCGCTGGAGACAG AATCCCATGGGCTAAAGCTAGGATGAAGTATTTCAGCAGTGGGGTCAATAAACGGTCTCTGGACTACATTGAGAAAGCGGCCTTCTTTGTGTCCCTGGATGATGATGAACAGGGTGGCATGGCAGATGATCCGACGAGATTAGATTCATACGCCAAGTCCTTGTTGCATGGGAAATGTTTTGACAG GTGGTTTGACAAGTCCTTCACAGTTGTTTACTTCAAGAATGGAAAAATGGGCTTAAATGGAGAGCACTCCTGGGCTGATGCACCAGTGTTATCACACGCTTGGCAG TACGTCTTGTCCACTGACTGTTTCCAGCTTGGTTACAATGCAGAGGGTCACTGCAAAGGAGAAGTGGATGCATCACTACCACAACCACAGAAGCTGAACTGGGAAATCCCTCCAGAA TGTGAGGAGCAGATCTCCGGGTCTCTGGCAGTGGCCCAGGCCCTGGCTGACGATGTGGATGTCCACGTCTTTGCCTTTGAAGAATTTGGCAAAGGAAAGATCAAAAGGTGTCGAGTCAGTCCAGATGCCTTCATTCAGTTGGCTCTTCAGTTGGCATATTACAGG GACCAGGGGAGATTCTGTTTGACGTACGAAGCCTCCATGACCCGTCTGTTCAAGGAGGGCAGGACCGAGACGGTTCGCTCCTGTACCAATGAGAGCAGTGCCTTCGTCCGAGCGCTGGAAGGTGGCGAG GCAGCAGATGTGTGCAGGCGTTTGTTCCAGGAAGCGTCGGAAAAGCACCAGCATCTCTACCGCATGGCTATGACTGGAGCTGGCATCGACAGACACCTCTTTTGTCTCTACGTGGTATCTAAATACCTCAGAGTGGAGTCTCCTTTCTTGAAAGAG GTGCTCTCTGAGCCCTGGCGGCTGTCCACGAGTCAGACTCCATTGCAAGTGGAGATGTTTGACATTGTCAACTACCCAGAGTACGTCTCCTGTGGAGGGGGCTTTGGACCG GTGGCTGATGACGGTTATGGGGTGTCCTACTGCGCTTTGGGAGATAACATGTTTAACTTCCACATCACATGCAAGCATTCATGTCCAGACACT GGCGCCAATAAATTTGGTGCTCAGATTAGAAAGGCTCTGCGTGACCTGCTACAGCTGCTGTGCCCCAACCAGACAGAGCTCAGGAAGACAGAAGTGAAGCGGCCAGAGTTCAAGAAAGACCTGTAG
- the LOC117749067 gene encoding serine/threonine-protein kinase BRSK1-like isoform X7, which yields MASLQVGDSLLETSCGSPHYACPEVIRGEKYDGRRADVWSCGVILFALLVGALPFDHDNLRQLLEKVKSGVFHMPHFIPPDCQSLLKGMIEVNPEKRLTLEAIQKHSWYLGGRNEPCPEQPPPRRVCVKQILSLTELDPDVLDSMHSLGCFRDRGKLTRDLQCEEENQEKMIYYLLLDRKERYPSYEDEDLPPRNDVADPPRKRVDSPMLTRHGRCRPERKSLEVLSVTEQGSPTPPRRALDTAAHSQRSRSVSGASTGLSSSPLSSPRSYQSPVFTFSQSDVTSATATLLTKEPKQGNATTPRSARAHDKLKAPPNPKTQTLPTKGPADRPHLQPIKSLPLHNPSPRSPSPSPLLSPIPRFFFPSSSLLKSVTKSFYPNSAHSVPQVTPQGSPLPTPLGTPVHHPHHPSSTPPSSSSSSSSSRAEGGGGVGSLSLTPPSSPGGGSGMAASSSAHWRTRLNSFKNNLLGSPRFHRRKLQVPTSEDMSSLTPESSPELAKKSWFGNFIGLEKEEQIFVVIRDKPLSSVKADIVHAFLSIPSLSHSVLSQTSFRAEYKSSGGPSVFQKPVKFQVDIAFSEGERERDREKTEREGRRETGIYSVTFTLISGPSRRFRRVVETIQAQLLSSHDQPMVQALTDPFPDEKNGRPHGTPTRQNSRRSEGGGDRCEWGDRADGGSIGGSGGILQRRGSAKERTRLLSSNGTQSQP from the exons ATTTGCTCTACTGGTG GGTGCCCTGCCCTTTGACCATGACAATTTACGCCAGCTCCTGGAGAAGGTGAAGAGCGGGGTGTTCCACATGCCCCACTTCATCCCCCCGGACTGCCAGTCCCTGCTCAAGGGCATGATTGAGGTCAACCCTGAAAAGAGGCTCACG CTAGAGGCCATCCAGAAGCATTCCTGGTATCT GGGTGGTCGTAATGAGCCGTGTCCAGAGCAGCCTCCTCCCaggcgagtgtgtgtgaagcaAATCTTGTCCCTGACTGAGCTGGACCCAGATGTGTTGGACAGCATGCACTCGCTGGGTTGTTTCAGAGACCGAGGCAAACTCACACGTGATTTGCAATGTGAAGA agAAAACCAGGAGAAGATGATCTATTACCTGCTGCTGGACAGGAAAGAGCGCTACCCCAGCTATGAGGATGAGGATTTGCCACCACGCAATGACGTAG CAGACCCTCCTCGAAAGCGTGTGGACTCTCCAATGCTGACTCGCCACGGCCGCTGTCGCCCCGAGAGGAAAAGCCTGGAGGTGCTGAGTGTTACTGAACAGGGGTCCCCTACCCCACCTCGCAGGGCCCTGGACACAGCTGCACACAGCCAGAG GTCTCGCTCCGTCAGTGGAGCATCAACTGGTCTCTCCTCCAGCCCTCTCAGCAGTCCCAGG TCCTATCAGAGCCCCGTCTTCActttcagccaatcagacgTCACCTCTGCCACCGCTACCCTCCTCACAAAGGAGCCCAAACAGGGAAATGCCACCACTCCTCGCTCAGCACGGGCTCATGACAAGCTCAAAGCTCCCCCCAACCCAAAGACCCAGACCCTGCCCACCAAGGGACCGGCAGACCGACCCCATCTGCAGCCCATCAAGTCCCTGCCTCTGCACAACCCATCCCCCCGCTCACCCTCCCCTTCTCCGCTCCTGTCACCCATCCCTCGTTTCTTCTtcccctcgtcctctctccttAAGTCAGTGACTAAGAGCTTCTATCCAAACTCTGCCCACTCTGTGCCGCAGGTTACTCCCCAGGGCTCTCCGTTGCCCACACCCTTGGGCACCCCTGTCCACCACCCTCaccacccctcctccaccccgccctcctcttcctcgtcctcgtcctcctcgcgggcggagggagggggaggggtgggctCACTGTCCCTGACCCCACCCTCCAGCCCAGGAGGGGGAAGCGGCATGGCAGCCAGCAGCTCTGCCCACTGGAGGACTCGCCTCAATTCTTTCAAGAACAACCTGCTGGGCTCACCCCGCTTCCATCGCCGTAAACTGCAAG TTCCTACATCAGAAGACATGTCTAGTCTAACACCAGAATCCAGCCCTGA GCTGGCTAAGAAGTCGTGGTTTGGGAACTTCATTGGCttggagaaagaggagcagaTCTTTGTGGTGATCAGAGACAAACCTCTGAGTTCTGTCAAAGCCGACATTGTTCACGCCTTCTTGTCT ATCCCGTCACTCAGTCACAGCGTTCTCTCTCAGACCAGCTTTCGGGCCGAGTACAAGTCTTCCGGCGGCCCCTCCGTCTTCCAGAAGCCCGTCAAGTTCCAGGTGGACATTGCTTTCTCCGAAGGCGAGAGGGAGCGAGACAGGGAGAAGAccgagagggagggcaggagggAGACGGGAATCTACAGCGTGACGTTCACCCTCATTTCAG GTCCGAGTCGCAGGTTCAGACGAGTGGTGGAAACAATTCAAGCCCAGCTTCTCAGCTCCCATGATCAACCCATGGTGCAAGCCCTAACTG ATCCCTTCCCAGATGAGAAGAACGGCCGGCCCCATGGGACCCCCACCCGCCAAAACTCGAGGCGTTCCGAGGGTGGGGGCGACAGGTGCGAGTGGGGCGACCGAGCAGATGGCGGAAGCATAGGTGGCAGCGGGGGAATTCTGCAGCGCAGAGGCTCGGCGAAAGAGAGGACCCGACTGCTATCCTCCAATGGAACCCAATCCCAACCCTAG